The Flavobacterium praedii genome window below encodes:
- a CDS encoding 3-deoxy-D-manno-octulosonic acid transferase: protein MHFLYNLTIQFVQLVLKTIALFSPKMKLFVNGRKNVFSILEQKIATQDRTIWFHAASLGEYEQGLPVIEKIKDKYPNHKIVVTFFSPSGYEVRKNNTIADVTVYLPLDTPKNAKKFLKLVHPELVFFIKYEFWINYLNQLHKKNTPTYLISGIFREKQLFFKWYGGFYRKALDTFTHFFVQNEISKKLITQLGKTNVTISGDTRFDRVVAILEKNNSLDFISQFKNNKTTIVIGSSWPKDESLLIEYINSCTKDVKFIIAPHNIKTEQIQLLQKNITKKSILFSKKENLDLSQFDVFIIDTIGILTKIYSYADIAYVGGGFGNPGVHNLLEPATFGIPIVIGPNYSHFDEATKLVQLKGCFSIKTHQELNATFSILIDNKTIRLKTGKICESFVQKNKGATETILNKIKLPL from the coding sequence ATGCATTTTCTCTACAATTTAACTATTCAATTCGTCCAGTTAGTATTAAAAACCATTGCCCTATTTAGCCCAAAAATGAAACTTTTTGTGAACGGCAGGAAAAATGTATTTTCTATATTAGAACAAAAAATAGCCACTCAAGATCGCACAATATGGTTTCATGCAGCCTCTTTAGGAGAATACGAACAAGGCCTACCCGTAATTGAAAAGATCAAAGACAAATACCCTAATCATAAAATTGTAGTTACTTTTTTCTCTCCTTCGGGTTACGAAGTACGCAAAAACAACACTATTGCTGACGTAACAGTTTACCTTCCTTTGGATACACCCAAAAACGCCAAAAAATTTTTAAAATTAGTACATCCTGAACTCGTATTCTTTATTAAATATGAATTTTGGATTAATTACTTAAATCAATTACACAAAAAGAACACTCCTACCTATTTGATTTCAGGGATTTTTAGAGAAAAACAATTATTCTTTAAATGGTATGGAGGATTTTACAGAAAAGCTTTAGACACTTTTACTCACTTTTTTGTTCAAAATGAAATCTCAAAAAAACTAATCACTCAGTTAGGCAAAACAAATGTTACAATTTCAGGAGACACTCGTTTTGACAGAGTGGTAGCCATTTTAGAAAAAAACAATTCATTGGATTTTATAAGTCAATTTAAAAACAATAAAACAACAATCGTAATAGGAAGTTCATGGCCGAAGGATGAATCTTTACTCATAGAATATATCAATTCTTGCACAAAAGATGTAAAATTCATCATTGCTCCCCACAACATCAAAACAGAACAAATTCAGCTATTACAAAAAAATATAACAAAAAAATCTATTTTATTTTCTAAAAAAGAGAACCTTGATTTATCACAATTTGACGTGTTTATCATTGATACTATTGGTATATTGACAAAAATATATAGCTATGCAGATATTGCCTATGTCGGCGGTGGTTTTGGAAACCCAGGCGTTCACAACTTATTAGAACCTGCAACATTTGGCATCCCTATAGTAATAGGACCAAATTACTCGCACTTTGACGAGGCTACAAAATTAGTTCAATTAAAAGGCTGTTTTTCTATTAAAACCCATCAAGAATTAAACGCAACATTTTCAATACTAATTGATAATAAAACAATTAGACTTAAAACAGGTAAAATATGCGAATCTTTTGTACAAAAAAACAAAGGAGCAACAGAAACTATTTTAAACAAAATAAAACTACCTCTTTAA
- a CDS encoding DUF1508 domain-containing protein → MGAFVISKRFDDHYKFVFTSRKGKVIFTSMRYELKFECEEAIEYFKNNIELATFSKFKSPGNKYFFKLFLDGAQIALSRKYTTELRVQKGIDEIVKYASVSEILDFSENDFIFLD, encoded by the coding sequence ATGGGGGCTTTTGTAATAAGTAAAAGATTTGATGATCATTACAAATTTGTATTTACGTCAAGAAAAGGGAAAGTGATTTTTACTAGTATGCGATATGAGCTTAAATTTGAATGTGAGGAAGCTATAGAATATTTTAAAAACAATATAGAATTGGCAACTTTTTCTAAATTTAAATCACCAGGGAATAAGTACTTTTTTAAGCTTTTTTTGGATGGTGCACAAATTGCGTTAAGTAGAAAGTATACAACAGAATTAAGGGTTCAGAAAGGTATTGATGAAATTGTAAAATATGCTTCGGTGTCGGAGATATTGGATTTCTCGGAAAATGATTTTATTTTTTTGGATTGA
- the mutS gene encoding DNA mismatch repair protein MutS: MAAKDKIVKETPLMKQYNEIKRKYPDACLLFRVGDFYETFGEDAVRASKILGITLTKRGAGSETETALAGFPHHSINTYLPKLVKAGLRVAICDQLEDPKMTKTIVKRGVTELVTPGVSMNDEVLQSKTNNFLAAIYFTNKTIGVSFLDVSTGEFLTAQGNAEYIDKLLQNFNPSEVLVPKNNKSDFREIFGEDFHNFYLEDWIFKEDYAFEILTKHFQTVSLKGFGIEELNEGIIASGAILYYLSETQHNKVQHITAIQRIAEDAYVWMDRFTIRNLELYHSYNPNAVTLLDVIDKTLSPMGGRLLKRWLALPLKDSNKIKSRHQVVSYLNENQDILKKIQNQIKQISDLERLISKIATGKVSPREVVYLKESLDAIIPVKTLALASPQEAVKVIGDSLHSCDLLREKIKITLNQDAPVAVAKGNAIAKGINAELDDLRAISTSGKQFLEGIEKRESERTGISSLKISFNNVFGYYIEVRNTHKDKVPPEWIRKQTLVSAERYITEELKEYETKILGAEEKIHKIESDLFEQLVSWIATYIKPVQMNANLVAQLDCLCSFTQLAIENKYVCPDIDDTFELEIKNGRHPVIEKQLPVGIPYIANDVFLDREVQQLIMITGPNMSGKSAILRQTALIVLLAQMGSFVPAESVRMGIVDKIFTRVGASDNISMGESTFMVEMNETASILNNISDRSLVLLDEIGRGTSTYDGISIAWAIAEFLHEHPSRPKTLFATHYHELNEMSDSMPRIQNYNVSVKELKDTVLFIRKLVKGGSAHSFGIHVAKMAGMPQLVISRAQKMLKKLEKNHSSDALVGIKSDKEEMQMSFFNLDDPLLEEIKEEIVNLDINTITPVEALMKLNEIKRMLSRR; this comes from the coding sequence TTGGCAGCAAAAGATAAGATAGTTAAAGAGACTCCATTAATGAAACAGTACAATGAAATCAAAAGGAAATATCCTGATGCTTGTTTGTTGTTTCGTGTGGGAGATTTTTATGAAACTTTTGGGGAAGACGCTGTTCGTGCTTCAAAAATCCTAGGAATAACATTGACAAAAAGAGGTGCGGGTTCTGAAACGGAAACGGCACTGGCGGGTTTTCCGCATCATTCCATTAATACCTACTTGCCAAAATTAGTCAAAGCGGGCCTTCGTGTTGCAATTTGTGATCAATTGGAAGATCCAAAAATGACTAAAACTATTGTAAAGCGTGGTGTTACAGAATTAGTAACTCCTGGAGTATCTATGAATGATGAGGTTTTACAGTCCAAAACCAATAATTTCTTGGCAGCTATTTATTTTACCAATAAAACAATTGGTGTTTCATTTTTGGATGTTTCTACGGGTGAGTTTTTAACAGCTCAGGGCAATGCTGAATACATCGATAAACTGCTTCAAAATTTTAATCCATCTGAAGTTTTAGTTCCAAAAAATAATAAAAGTGATTTTCGCGAAATTTTCGGTGAAGATTTTCATAATTTCTATCTTGAAGATTGGATCTTCAAAGAAGATTATGCTTTTGAAATATTAACGAAACATTTTCAAACGGTTTCTTTAAAAGGTTTTGGAATCGAGGAATTAAATGAAGGAATTATTGCCTCTGGAGCTATTCTTTATTATTTATCAGAAACACAACATAATAAGGTGCAACATATTACGGCTATTCAGAGAATTGCCGAAGATGCTTATGTTTGGATGGATCGTTTTACGATTCGAAACCTTGAATTGTATCACAGTTATAATCCAAATGCAGTTACACTTTTAGATGTGATTGATAAAACACTTTCGCCAATGGGGGGACGATTGTTAAAACGTTGGTTAGCTTTGCCTTTAAAGGATAGTAATAAAATAAAAAGCCGTCATCAGGTAGTTTCCTATTTGAATGAAAATCAAGATATTTTGAAAAAAATTCAAAACCAAATCAAGCAGATTTCAGATTTGGAGCGTTTGATTTCTAAAATTGCTACAGGTAAGGTTTCGCCTCGCGAGGTGGTTTACCTTAAAGAATCTTTGGATGCTATTATTCCTGTGAAAACTTTAGCTTTAGCAAGTCCTCAAGAAGCTGTAAAAGTAATTGGAGATAGTTTGCACAGTTGTGATTTATTGCGTGAAAAGATAAAAATCACCTTGAATCAAGATGCGCCTGTTGCAGTTGCAAAAGGGAATGCTATTGCAAAAGGAATTAATGCTGAATTGGATGATTTGCGCGCCATTTCTACTTCTGGAAAGCAGTTTTTGGAGGGAATCGAAAAAAGAGAGTCCGAACGTACGGGGATTTCTTCTCTAAAAATATCATTTAACAATGTTTTTGGATACTATATCGAAGTTCGAAATACACACAAAGATAAAGTGCCGCCAGAATGGATAAGAAAACAAACGTTGGTCAGCGCTGAACGATATATTACCGAAGAATTAAAAGAATATGAAACTAAAATTCTTGGAGCAGAAGAAAAAATTCATAAAATAGAATCCGATTTGTTTGAGCAATTGGTGAGTTGGATTGCTACATATATTAAACCTGTTCAAATGAATGCCAATTTGGTGGCGCAATTGGATTGTTTGTGTTCGTTTACTCAATTGGCTATCGAAAATAAATACGTATGTCCAGATATTGACGATACTTTTGAACTTGAAATTAAAAATGGTAGGCATCCTGTTATCGAAAAACAATTACCAGTTGGAATTCCGTATATTGCTAATGATGTTTTCTTAGATAGGGAAGTGCAACAGTTGATCATGATTACAGGGCCTAATATGTCTGGTAAGTCGGCTATTTTGCGTCAAACTGCATTAATAGTATTGTTGGCTCAAATGGGAAGTTTTGTACCTGCCGAGAGTGTCAGAATGGGAATAGTGGATAAAATATTTACTAGAGTAGGAGCGAGTGATAACATATCGATGGGTGAATCTACTTTTATGGTAGAAATGAATGAAACTGCTTCTATCTTGAATAATATTTCAGACCGAAGTTTGGTGTTGCTAGATGAAATAGGAAGAGGAACTAGTACTTATGATGGGATTTCTATTGCGTGGGCTATTGCAGAGTTTTTGCATGAGCATCCCTCTAGGCCTAAAACTTTGTTTGCGACACATTATCACGAGTTGAATGAAATGAGTGATTCGATGCCTCGAATTCAGAATTATAATGTTTCGGTCAAGGAATTAAAAGATACGGTACTTTTTATACGTAAATTGGTAAAAGGGGGATCTGCACATAGTTTTGGAATTCATGTAGCAAAAATGGCTGGAATGCCTCAGCTTGTTATATCAAGAGCGCAGAAAATGTTGAAAAAGCTAGAAAAAAATCATTCTAGCGATGCTCTTGTAGGGATTAAATCGGATAAAGAAGAGATGCAAATGAGTTTCTTTAATCTTGATGATCCGTTGTTGGAAGAAATCAAAGAAGAGATCGTAAATTTAGATATAAATACCATCACTCCTGTTGAAGCATTGATGAAGCTCAATGAAATAAAAAGGATGTTATCAAGAAGGTGA
- a CDS encoding DUF1573 domain-containing protein, giving the protein MKKIFLLAMLTVLGVTTSNAQDTSKKSKKSKTTAVAALPKVDGAGMVFENETIDYGTVAHNSDGNRQFTFTNNGNKPLIITNTQGSCGCTVPTTPKEPIAPGAKGVIGVKYATDRVGPFTKTVTVTSNAAGQPSKVLTIKGTILPDAAPVTKS; this is encoded by the coding sequence ATGAAAAAAATATTTCTATTAGCTATGCTAACTGTTTTAGGAGTAACCACTTCTAATGCTCAAGACACCTCTAAAAAGAGCAAAAAATCAAAAACGACTGCAGTTGCTGCTTTACCAAAAGTAGACGGAGCTGGAATGGTTTTTGAAAATGAGACAATCGATTATGGAACTGTCGCTCATAATTCAGACGGAAATCGTCAATTTACATTTACAAATAATGGTAATAAACCATTAATTATTACAAATACTCAAGGATCTTGTGGTTGTACTGTACCAACTACACCAAAAGAACCTATTGCTCCAGGAGCAAAAGGAGTTATTGGAGTAAAATATGCCACAGATAGAGTTGGTCCTTTTACAAAAACAGTTACTGTAACATCAAATGCTGCAGGTCAACCATCAAAAGTACTTACTATAAAAGGTACAATTTTACCAGATGCAGCGCCAGTTACAAAAAGCTAA
- a CDS encoding RNA methyltransferase, with the protein MRKLENSELERKSIEDFKKSKKTPLILVLDDIRSLHNIGSVFRTADAFLIEKIILCGITATPPNKEIHKTALGATETVSWEHQENVLDVITNLKKENIITLAIEQVESAFFLQDFKVDKDQKYALIFGNEVYGVAQEAVAICDGCIEIPQLGTKHSLNISVSAGIVVWDLFKQFNK; encoded by the coding sequence ATGAGAAAACTCGAAAATAGCGAACTAGAAAGAAAATCTATTGAAGATTTTAAGAAATCCAAAAAAACTCCACTGATATTGGTTCTAGATGACATTCGCAGTTTACACAATATTGGCTCTGTATTTAGAACAGCTGATGCCTTTTTGATCGAAAAAATAATACTCTGTGGAATCACTGCAACACCTCCGAACAAAGAAATACACAAAACCGCACTTGGCGCTACAGAAACCGTTTCTTGGGAACACCAAGAGAATGTACTAGATGTTATCACCAATTTAAAAAAAGAAAATATCATTACATTAGCTATTGAACAAGTAGAAAGTGCCTTTTTTCTACAAGATTTTAAAGTCGATAAAGACCAAAAATACGCTTTAATCTTCGGAAATGAAGTTTATGGAGTAGCACAGGAAGCTGTAGCAATATGCGACGGATGTATAGAAATCCCACAATTAGGCACTAAACATTCTTTGAACATTTCTGTTAGTGCTGGGATTGTAGTTTGGGATCTATTCAAACAATTTAATAAATAA
- a CDS encoding T9SS type B sorting domain-containing protein, translating to MKIYTHFYILTLLVLTTYTICTAENTYKNPPKKGFTTSILKPKRKADFLANVAPIVTATDNQTYCPLTSVNIATTINIVDPDDTTTDAIYIQISSGYINGQDQLIFNNASSHPKVTSGWNSSEGKLTLKSPTGIPVTYVDFISAIKDVQFSNSSPSPTGTRNFSISIGQANYLPRNGHYYEYVPGLGITWTSAKTAADTKTYYGLKGYLATLTAADESQLAGKQAPGAGWIGGSDAETEGVWKWVTGPEAGTIFWNGTSSGSSPNFAFWNSNEPNQLGDEDYAHITAPGVGITGSWNDLSNIGDTNGDYQPKGYIVEYGGTAGDPILQLSASTTLTIASITSTTPNHRCDSGTITLQATASAGIINWYDASIGGTYLGNGTSFITPSINTTTSYYVETSTTSCSSIRTAVEAKIINTPVILTTNSPVPNCGPGVFNLKATSTIGTVNWYSQIGGTILSTGSTYFTPQITKNTTYYAEATNNGCTNGLKIPVDLIVYPLPVVNDETVKKCNASNVSLDASIPNMTYLWSTGETSQKITATNTGVYTVDITSPAPEKCTSRKTITVKEDLKPKIKNIIVDETTVSIELVQNEDYFEFSIDGVNYQNSNVFTNAPSGLQTAYVRDINKCSDDKKTFIVIIVPKYFTPNNDGFNDVWEIKGLANYPLAEVLLFDRYGKLITHLDSYFRSWDGTFNKNPLPATDYWYVIKLDKDSPEVKGHFSLKR from the coding sequence ATGAAAATTTATACGCATTTCTACATACTAACACTTTTAGTACTTACAACTTATACTATTTGTACTGCTGAAAACACCTATAAAAACCCTCCCAAAAAGGGATTTACAACTTCGATCCTAAAACCAAAACGCAAAGCTGATTTTCTTGCAAACGTAGCTCCAATAGTTACTGCGACTGACAATCAGACCTATTGCCCTTTAACAAGTGTAAACATTGCAACCACTATCAATATTGTCGATCCAGATGACACTACTACTGATGCAATTTATATACAAATTTCATCTGGCTACATCAATGGCCAAGACCAATTAATTTTCAATAATGCCTCGTCGCATCCTAAAGTGACAAGCGGTTGGAATTCAAGCGAAGGAAAATTAACGCTAAAAAGCCCCACGGGAATACCTGTGACATATGTTGATTTTATAAGTGCCATCAAAGATGTTCAGTTTAGCAATTCTTCCCCTTCCCCTACAGGAACCAGAAATTTTTCTATCAGTATAGGTCAGGCCAATTATTTACCTCGAAATGGTCATTATTATGAATATGTTCCTGGTTTAGGAATCACTTGGACCAGCGCAAAAACCGCGGCAGATACAAAAACATACTATGGACTTAAAGGATATTTAGCTACGCTTACAGCTGCAGATGAATCACAATTAGCAGGAAAACAAGCCCCAGGAGCTGGTTGGATCGGCGGCAGCGATGCCGAAACAGAAGGCGTTTGGAAATGGGTAACAGGCCCTGAAGCTGGAACAATCTTTTGGAACGGAACCTCTAGTGGTTCTAGTCCAAATTTTGCCTTTTGGAATTCCAACGAACCGAATCAATTAGGAGATGAAGATTACGCCCATATTACAGCGCCAGGAGTAGGCATAACTGGCTCTTGGAATGACTTATCCAATATAGGCGACACTAATGGCGATTACCAACCCAAAGGTTATATTGTAGAATATGGAGGAACAGCAGGAGATCCAATTCTACAACTTTCGGCCAGTACTACATTAACAATCGCATCTATTACAAGCACCACACCTAATCACAGATGTGATTCTGGAACTATTACATTACAGGCTACCGCTTCTGCAGGAATAATTAATTGGTATGATGCCTCAATTGGAGGTACTTACCTAGGAAATGGAACAAGTTTTATTACTCCAAGTATAAACACTACAACAAGTTATTATGTAGAAACCTCAACAACCAGTTGCTCAAGTATTAGAACAGCTGTCGAAGCTAAAATAATTAATACACCCGTAATCTTAACAACAAACTCACCTGTACCCAATTGTGGCCCTGGAGTATTTAATTTAAAGGCTACATCGACGATTGGAACTGTAAATTGGTACTCGCAAATTGGAGGAACAATACTAAGTACTGGATCAACATACTTCACACCTCAGATTACCAAAAACACCACTTATTATGCCGAAGCTACAAACAACGGCTGCACAAACGGATTAAAAATCCCAGTTGATCTTATTGTTTACCCATTACCCGTAGTCAATGATGAAACTGTAAAAAAATGTAATGCCAGCAATGTGTCATTAGATGCGTCAATACCCAATATGACCTATCTTTGGTCAACTGGCGAAACTAGTCAAAAAATAACAGCAACAAATACAGGTGTTTATACCGTTGACATAACCAGCCCAGCTCCAGAAAAATGTACTAGTAGAAAAACGATTACAGTAAAAGAAGACCTAAAACCTAAAATAAAAAACATAATCGTTGACGAAACAACCGTTAGCATAGAATTAGTACAAAATGAAGATTATTTTGAGTTCTCGATTGACGGTGTTAATTATCAAAACTCAAATGTATTCACTAATGCTCCCAGTGGATTACAAACTGCATATGTTAGAGATATCAATAAATGTAGTGATGACAAAAAAACTTTTATAGTTATCATTGTTCCAAAATACTTCACACCAAATAACGACGGTTTTAATGATGTTTGGGAGATAAAAGGATTAGCAAACTATCCGTTAGCCGAAGTTCTTCTTTTTGACCGTTACGGAAAACTAATAACACATTTAGATTCCTACTTTCGTAGTTGGGATGGAACTTTTAATAAAAATCCTTTACCAGCAACTGATTATTGGTATGTTATAAAATTAGATAAAGATAGTCCCGAAGTCAAAGGCCATTTTTCTTTAAAGCGATAA
- the folK gene encoding 2-amino-4-hydroxy-6-hydroxymethyldihydropteridine diphosphokinase: MELQHQVILSLGSNQGNRLKNIELCLELIHLEIGTIIKVSKLYESPSWGFESEAFFNCALLLHTSKSPIQILKQILEVEKKLGRIRNEKPGYQSRIIDVDLIAFDEEIIDIEHLQIPHPLMQNRKFVLLPFQDLNMGWQHPILKKSISELIQITPDDSVCEVVHELENPLSSIRLNHYNYIAIEGNIGAGKSTLAVKMAQDFNAKTVLERFADNPFLPKFYEDQSRYAFSLEMSFLADRYQQLSDDLSQFDLFKDFIIADYHIFKSLLFSKITLEEDEFRLYRTLFDIIYKEMPKPDLYIYLYQNTTRLLQNIKSRGRIYEQDITAEYLDKINKGYLEYIKTQTDLNVLVIDVSDRDFVNNQEDYLFILNKIQEKSNL, encoded by the coding sequence ATGGAATTACAACATCAGGTCATTTTATCTCTTGGAAGCAATCAAGGCAATCGTTTGAAAAACATAGAATTATGTCTCGAATTGATTCATTTGGAAATAGGTACTATTATAAAAGTTTCTAAATTGTATGAATCTCCATCTTGGGGTTTTGAAAGCGAAGCTTTTTTTAATTGTGCTTTGCTTTTGCATACTTCCAAATCACCAATTCAAATTTTGAAGCAAATTTTAGAAGTTGAAAAAAAACTGGGCCGTATTCGCAATGAAAAACCAGGTTATCAATCTCGAATTATTGATGTTGATTTGATTGCTTTTGATGAAGAAATAATCGATATTGAGCATCTTCAAATTCCGCATCCATTAATGCAAAATAGAAAATTTGTTTTGTTGCCTTTTCAGGATTTAAATATGGGTTGGCAACATCCTATTTTGAAAAAATCCATTTCAGAGTTGATTCAAATTACTCCCGATGATAGTGTTTGCGAAGTAGTACATGAATTAGAAAACCCGTTGAGCTCTATTCGACTAAATCACTACAACTATATTGCTATTGAAGGGAATATTGGTGCTGGAAAATCGACTTTGGCTGTAAAAATGGCTCAAGATTTTAATGCGAAGACCGTATTGGAACGTTTTGCCGATAATCCATTTTTGCCTAAATTTTATGAAGATCAAAGCCGTTATGCTTTTTCATTAGAAATGTCTTTTCTGGCCGATAGGTATCAACAGTTGTCGGATGATTTGTCACAATTTGATTTATTCAAAGATTTTATTATTGCCGATTATCATATCTTTAAATCATTATTGTTTTCTAAGATTACATTGGAAGAAGATGAGTTTCGTTTGTATCGTACTCTTTTTGATATTATTTATAAAGAAATGCCAAAACCCGATTTGTATATTTATCTCTATCAAAACACTACTCGATTGTTACAAAATATAAAGAGTCGTGGAAGAATCTATGAACAAGATATTACGGCAGAATATTTGGATAAAATAAACAAAGGATATTTAGAATACATTAAAACCCAAACTGATTTGAATGTTTTGGTAATTGATGTTTCCGATCGTGATTTTGTAAACAATCAAGAGGATTATCTTTTTATTTTGAATAAAATTCAAGAAAAGAGTAATCTATAA
- the sppA gene encoding signal peptide peptidase SppA, which yields MRFLGNVMATIIGIFVFFMLFFFGIILIGAIFGGESEGVEVKNNSVIELNLENISNDYAGKYKDPWMDVFSEKKSVGLTDIINAIAVAKTDNDIKGISILNEDSSLGLAQSKELREALIDFKKSGKFIMAYANNYSQRDYYLNSVANTIYLNPAGDLDFKGLSTEIMFFKDLQEKSGIKMEVIRHGKYKSAVEPFLENKMSDANREQTTALLNSVWNSVITDISESRHISTARLNEIATGLLARTPEMAKANKLIDIVAYEDVYHDAIKKALKVKKNEDYNKVSITDYAQKTATTSILSESDNQIAVIYAQGEIQSGEGDVNVIGEGSMRRSLQEARKNKDIKAIVLRVDSPGGSALTSDLIWREIELTKKVKPVVVSMGNYAASGGYYIACNANKIFAEKNTITGSIGVFGVLPNFSQLSTKIGIHTEQVTTNENSNYSPFVPLNEKFKGVTLEGVERVYKTFVTHVAEGRKMTFAQVDSIAQGRVWTGSEALKIGLVDKIGNLNDALKEAASLAKIKDYSTQNFPEYEKDFSDILAKLPFAKSKEALIKEELGEENYFVLQQIKKVQLQKGIQARMPFEINIQ from the coding sequence ATGAGATTTTTAGGAAATGTAATGGCTACCATTATTGGAATTTTTGTTTTTTTTATGCTTTTCTTCTTTGGGATTATACTCATAGGAGCCATTTTTGGTGGAGAATCCGAAGGGGTTGAAGTCAAAAACAATTCAGTAATCGAATTGAATCTAGAAAATATCTCCAATGATTACGCCGGTAAATACAAAGACCCTTGGATGGATGTCTTTTCGGAGAAAAAAAGTGTTGGACTTACAGACATCATCAATGCTATCGCTGTTGCAAAAACAGATAATGATATTAAAGGAATATCGATTTTAAACGAAGATTCTTCTCTAGGATTAGCCCAAAGTAAAGAGTTGAGAGAAGCTCTGATTGATTTTAAAAAATCAGGAAAATTTATTATGGCTTATGCCAATAATTATTCACAAAGAGATTATTACCTGAACTCTGTTGCCAATACCATTTATTTAAATCCAGCAGGAGACCTTGATTTCAAAGGATTATCAACTGAAATTATGTTCTTTAAAGATTTACAGGAAAAATCAGGAATAAAAATGGAAGTTATCCGTCACGGAAAATACAAAAGTGCCGTTGAACCATTCCTAGAAAACAAAATGAGTGATGCCAATAGAGAACAAACAACCGCTCTATTAAATTCAGTTTGGAATTCGGTTATAACCGACATTTCAGAAAGTCGTCATATTTCAACAGCTAGATTAAACGAAATAGCAACTGGTTTATTGGCTCGTACTCCAGAAATGGCCAAAGCCAACAAACTTATTGATATTGTCGCCTATGAAGATGTTTACCATGACGCCATCAAGAAAGCCTTGAAAGTAAAAAAGAATGAAGACTACAATAAAGTATCAATAACTGATTATGCACAAAAAACAGCAACAACTTCTATACTTTCAGAATCAGACAATCAAATTGCTGTAATTTATGCGCAAGGTGAAATTCAAAGCGGCGAAGGAGATGTCAACGTAATTGGTGAAGGTTCTATGCGTCGTTCCTTGCAAGAAGCTAGAAAGAACAAAGACATTAAAGCTATCGTACTTCGTGTTGACAGTCCAGGAGGAAGTGCTTTGACGTCGGATTTGATTTGGAGAGAAATCGAATTAACCAAAAAAGTAAAACCTGTAGTTGTATCTATGGGAAATTATGCAGCTTCAGGAGGTTATTATATTGCTTGTAATGCCAATAAAATTTTTGCGGAAAAAAATACGATTACAGGTTCAATTGGGGTTTTCGGAGTATTGCCTAACTTTAGCCAATTATCCACTAAAATCGGAATTCATACAGAACAAGTTACCACCAATGAAAACTCCAATTACAGTCCGTTTGTTCCATTGAACGAAAAATTCAAAGGCGTGACTCTTGAAGGTGTAGAACGTGTATATAAAACATTTGTAACTCACGTTGCCGAAGGAAGAAAAATGACATTTGCACAAGTAGATTCTATTGCACAAGGTCGTGTTTGGACAGGATCAGAAGCTTTGAAAATAGGATTGGTTGACAAAATCGGAAATCTAAATGATGCTTTAAAAGAAGCTGCTTCTTTGGCCAAAATCAAAGATTATTCTACACAAAACTTTCCTGAGTATGAAAAAGATTTTAGTGACATATTGGCTAAACTTCCTTTTGCCAAATCTAAAGAAGCTTTAATCAAAGAAGAATTGGGAGAAGAAAATTATTTTGTATTACAACAAATTAAAAAAGTACAACTTCAAAAAGGAATTCAAGCCAGAATGCCTTTTGAAATAAACATTCAATAA